A single Loxodonta africana isolate mLoxAfr1 chromosome 24, mLoxAfr1.hap2, whole genome shotgun sequence DNA region contains:
- the NOL4L gene encoding nucleolar protein 4-like isoform X3, with protein sequence MNDSTWMSADPHLASSLSPSQDTRMRSPQNLHSQEDDDSSSESGSGNGSSTLNPSTSSSTQGDPAFPEMNGNGAVAPMDFTATAEDQPINLCDKLPPGTALGTPSFPSDGCSADGLRSRVKYGVKTTPESPPYSSGSYDSIKTEVSGCPEDLTVGRVPTADEDDDDHDDHEDNDKMNDSEGMDPERLKAFNMFVRLFVDENLDRMVPISKQPKEKIQAIIESCSRQFPEFQERARKRIRTYLKSCRRMKKNGMEMTRPTPPHLTSAMAENILAAACESETRKAAKRMRLEIYQSSQDEPIALDKQHSRDSAAITHSTYSLPASSYSQDPVYVNGGLNYSYRSYGALGSNLQPPASLQTGNHSNGPTDLSMKGGASTTSTTPTPTPSSNSTSRTVPAAQLSPTEISAVRQLIAGYRESAAFLLRSADELENLILQQN encoded by the exons ATGATTCCTCCTCCGAGAGCGGCAGTGGCAATGGCTCCTCCACCTTGAACCCGTCCACATCGAGCAGCACGCAGGGCGACCCTGCCTTCCCTGAGATGAATGGCAACGGTGCCGTGGCCCCCATGGACTTCACTGCCACCGCTGAGGACCAGCCCATCAATCTGTGCGACAAGCTCCCGCCGGGCACAGCACTAGGCACACCCTCCTTCCCCTCAGATGGATGTAGTGCCGATGGACTGCGGAGTCGCGTCAAGTACGGGGTGAAGACCACTCCCGAG tCCCCCCCCTACAGCTCTGGGAGCTACGATTCCATCAAGACGGAGGTCAGCGGCTGCCCTGAGGACCTGACGGTGGGCCGGGTGCCCACTGCAGATGAGGACGACGACGACCACGACGACCACGAGGACAATGACAAGATGAATGACTCGGAGGGGATGGACCCGGAGCGCCTCAAGGCCTTCAAT ATGTTTGTGCGTCTCTTTGTGGACGAGAACCTGGACCGCATGGTGCCCATCTCCAAGCAGCCCAAGGAGAAGATCCAGGCCATCATCGAGTCATGCAGCCGGCAGTTCCCCGAGTTCCAGGAGCGCGCCCGCAAGCGCATTCGCACGTACCTCAAGTCCTGCCGGCGCATGAAGAAGAACGGCATGGAGATG ACTAGACCCACTCCTCCCCACCTGACCTCCGCCATGGCAGAGAACATCCTGGCAGCTGCCTGTGAGAGCGAGACAAGGAAAGCAGCCAAAAGGATGCGTCTGGAGATCTACCAGTCCTCACAG GACGAGCCCATAGCCCTGGACAAGCAGCACTCCCGGGACTCCGCAGCCATCACCCACTCCACCTACTCACTGCCAGCCTCCTCCTACTCCCAGGACCCTGTGTACGTCAATGGTGGCCTCAACTACAGTTACCGCAGTTATGGGGCCTTGGGCAGCAACCTGCAGCCCCCtgcttccctccaaacaggaaaTCACAGTAATG ggcccacGGACCTCAGCATGAAAGGCGgggcctccaccacctccaccacgcccacccccaccccctccagCAACAGCACCAGCAGGACCGTGCCCGCTGCCCAGCTCAGCCCCACAGAGATCAGTGCTGTGCGGCAGCTCATCGCCGGCTACCGAGAGTCAGCTGCCTTCCTCCTGCGCTCGGCAGATGAACTGGAGAACCTCATTTTACAGCAAAACTGA